Part of the Acidobacteriota bacterium genome, CAGCAAGACCTTCAACGCCAACAACACCCTCACCAACGTCGATGCCATCCAGGAAATCTGGGACATCAATCCGCAGATTGGCGGCCCGATCGTCCGCAACAAGCTGTGGTTCAACTACACTTTCCGTCACTGGGGTTCGTCGAAGACCAAGGCCGACTCCTACTTCGACAAGAACCCCTCGCAGTTCGTCTACGACCCCGACTTCGACAAGCCGGGCCTGGACGATGGCCACATCGTGAGCAACGCCGGCCGCATTTCATGGCAGGCGACGAGCAATGACAAGTTCTCGATGTACCACGACAACCAGCGGAAGTACCGCAACCACTGGGGCATTGCCTCGACCATTCCGCCCGAGGCGGCCGGCGTGCAGGTGACGCCGACGAGCTACGTCAACGTGACCAAGTGGACGCGCACCCACACCAACAAGCTGCTGTTCGAGGCCGGCTACGGCCGCTACAACCAGAACTACACCGAGCTGTACCAGGAAAGCGTGACGGGCGACACGAAGAAGGTGTGGAGCGACGAGTCGATCATCAACGCCCGCATCTACAACGTCGTCGACCAGTCGAACGGCCGGCAGGCCAATGCCTGGCCGAACCCGGCGGACCACTTCTCCGTACTCCGAACCTACATGGGCGCGGCCTCATACCTCGCCGGCAATCACAGCCTCCGGGTCGGCGCCACGCTCACCAACGGCGACTGGCGCGAACTCCGCAGGTGGACTGGCGACGTTCAGCCCATCACCTACAGCGCCGGTACCCCCGTTTCGGTTACGCTCCGCTTGCCATTCGACCGCTCCAACGGCGTCAAGCAGGACCTCGGTCTCTACGTGCAGGACCGCTGGAGCTTGGGACGAGTCACGCTGAACCTGGGCCTGCGCTACGACCACTTCATCGGCGAGTCGCGCGAAAGCTCGGTGCTCCCGAGCCGGCATGGCGCCGGCGCGACCTTCGGTGAGTGCTCCGACGGCACGGTCGATCCCGGCGACCTGTGCACGGGCGAAGTGCAGAACTGGAAGGACCTCTCGCCCCGCATCGGCTTCGCGATGGACGTGTTCGGCAACGGCCGCACCGCCCTCAAGTCGAGCTGGTCGCGCTACGTCGCCGGCCAGGCGATTGCGTTCGCCAACCAGGTGAACCCAATCGGTGCCCTCACCGCCGCCGACACGCGCGTGTGGCGCGACCTCGACGGCAACGGCTTGCCGCTCGACAACGCCGGCAACATCCAGTTCAACGAGCTGACCAACTCGGCATCGACGCCGACCTTCGGCCAGCTGCGGGTGCCGACGACGCAGTACTCGCCGGACCTGCTGCGCGGCTGGGGCAAGCGCGGCTACAACAACGAGTTCACGATCTCGGCGCAGCACCAGCTGGCGGATCGCGTCTCGGTGAACGGCGGCTACTATCGCCGGACGTTCGGCAACCAGACGTTCGTGGACGACCTGCGCTACGACGAGAGCAGCTACGACACGTTCTGCATCCGCGCGCCCCAGGATCCCAATCTGCCTGGCGGCGGCGGCTACCAGGTGTGCGGCGTCAAGGACCTCAAGCCCGCGGTGTTCGCGCAGAACCTGCCGGCCAACAGCCTGATCCGGTTCTCGGACGACTTCGGTGGAGAGACCAACCTCTACCAGGGCTTCGACGTCAACCTGGAAGCCCGCTTCCGTAACGGCGCGTTCCTCAAGGGCGGACTTGCCGCCACGGCGCGCACGTTCGACAACTGCAACCTGCTGAAGGCCGGCCTCGACGCGGTGGTCGGCGCCGCCGCCCAGGGCACCGAGATCTACGAAGACGGCTCCACCGGCTGCCACCGTGAATATGGCTACCGGCCCGACGCCAAGATCTCGGGTTCCTACACGCTGCCCTACGACATCCAGCTGGCCGGCACCTTCCAGCACTCGCGCGGCATCCAAAACGGCGGCGCGGGTCCGAGCGTCGGCGCCAGCTGGGGCGTCATCAACGCCGTGGCCAACCCGCAGATCGGCCGCAACTGGACCGGCGTGGCGTCGCGCACCGTCCAGCTGATGCGCGAAGGCCTCGAATACGGCGAGCACAACCTGAACCAGCTCGACCTCCGCCTGGCCAAGCGCTTCAACCTGGCCGGCAACGCCAGGCTGCGGGTGGACTTCGACCTCTACAACGTGTTCAACAGCAGCTGGCCGTTCACTGTCAACGCGGCCTACTCGACCGCCGCCACGGGCACCTGGCTGCGTCCAACCAACGTGCTGCAGAGCCGATTCTTCAAGATCGGCGGGCAGTTCAGCTTTTAACTGACCCTGGAAGTTGAAAGTTGAGAAGTTGGTAGTTGGTAGTTACGGGTTAGCGTTTTAGAATCAACGTCGTGAAGAGCGGGAAGTCCACGGACACCATCCAGGGCTTCCCGCTCTTTCTTTGTACGGTCCTTCTTCTTACCTCTCACCTCTCACTTCCGGCCTCGCAGCATGCCGGCCACCGCATTCCGGTGGTTCCGCAGGAGTTGCTCGAACGGCCCGTGCCCATGCGAACCGGCATTGGCCGGGCGCACGATGCGGTGGCGACGAAGTCGGCCGAGGCGCAGGGCTTCTACGATCAGGGGCTCGCCTACCTGCACTCCTACGTGTGGATCGAAGCGGCACGGTCGTTCCACCATGCGTTACGGCTGGATCCGGGCCTGGCGCTCGCGCACGTCGGCTTGAGCTACGCCTACATCGAGGTCAATAAGCCCGTCGAGGCCCGGCAGGCGATCGAGTCCGCCTCCGCGCTCAGCGCTACGGCGGACAAGCGCGGGTGGGCCTCACAGATGGCTGCCCATGAGCGGCACCACGTCGACGCGCGACGGTTGCAGATGGCGGCTGAGGAGGCGCCGGGCGACAAGACCAGGCTGGCCGCCTATCGCAAGGCCCTCGACACCGCCATCGCGGCGTTCCCGGACGATGTCGAATTGATCCTGAAGCGGGGGATGGCGGAGTCGCCGGATCCCGCGGACCGCGGGCAAGGGTCCGTCATGGCGGCGGTGCCTTTCTACGAGCGCGCGCTCAAGCTGTCGCCCAATCACATGGGCGCGCGGCACTACCTGGCGCATGCCTACGAGAACAGCGGGCGGGTGAACGAAGCGCTCACCCAGGCGGCCGCCTTCGCGGCGCAAGCCCCGCAAGTGCCCCATGCGGTGCACATGCACGGTCACGAATTGCGCCGGGCCGGACGTCCGGTCGAGGCCGTGGCGCAGTTCGAGGCGGCCGACAAGTTGCAGCGCGCCTACTTCGCGCGCGAGAAGGTCGGTGCCGAACTCGACTGGCATCACACGCACAACCTCGACTTGCTGGCGACGACCTATCAGTACCTGGGCCAGATGAAGAAGGCGGAGCCGCTGCTGAAGCAGTCGTTCGACCTGCCCTCGAGCTTGCTGGTGCAACTCATCCACAAGCGGGAGTGGCTGGCATTCCTGGTCGCCCGCAATCGCCAGGCCGAGGCGTTGGACGCGGCCAAGGTGCTGATCTCCCATCCGAATCCGCTGGTGCAGGCCGCCGGTCATATCGAGGCCGGACTGGCGCTGCTGTCCGTGAATAAGGCCGCCGAAGCGGGCGCCGCGTCGAACGCCGCCTTGCGCGCGCTGAAGAGTTCACCAGGGGGGCAGGACCTGGTGTTCATTGGCCTTGAAGCGCTGCAGGGCGAGTTCCGGTTGCGCACGGCGCAACGCGAGCAGGGTCGCAAGATGATGCTGAGCGCCGCGCAGAAGTGGCGCTCGCTGCCGGGCCCGGACGCCTGGAGCCAGTCGTTGTTCCGCCTGGAGGCCATGGCGCGGGCGGCCCGGTCGGTCGGCGATTGGGAGCTGGCGGGACGAATGGCGCAGCTCATGAGCGAGCACGACCCAGCCTATTTCGGGACCCACTACGCCCTGGCGCTGGTGGCCCAGAACGCCGGCAATGCCGCGACGGCCCGTCGGGAATTCGACCTGGCCCTGAAGGCCTGGGCGGCGGCGGACAAGGACCTTCCCGAACTCAAGGCCGCCGACCGTAAATAACAAGAGATAAAGAGATAAAGAATTTTTCTCTTTATCTCCTGGTCTCCTGTTCATTTCTGCCGAGCAACCCTCTTGAACTCGTTCTCGTCTATGCCTTCCGAGGACACATGCTCAAGACAACCTTCGCCCTGCTGTTCGCCCTGGTGCTGGCCGTCCCAGCCGCCGCACAGAAAGAAACCGAGAACGTCGACCGCACGCTGACCCTGCAGCCGGGCGGGACGTTGAGATTGAAGACCTTTTCCGGCCACGTTCGCATTACCGGCGGGTCGGGTGACCAGGTCGTGATCAAGGCCGTGCGCCGCGCCGACCGCGAGCGCCTGAACGACATCAAGCTCGAGATCACGCAAAGTGGCAACACCATCGAAGTGGATGCCAACCACCGGATGGTCGAGCGCCGCAACGACAACGTGGTCGAAACCGATTTCGACATCCAGGTGCCGGCGCGCACGCGGCTCGACATCAAGACCTTCAGCGCTCCGATCACGGTGATCGGCGTCAACGAAGACCAGCACATCGACGGCTTCAGCTCGAGTGTCACGATCGAGTCCACCGAGTGGAACGACCACGACCTCGACATCAACACCTTCAGCGGCGGCGTGCGGCTGCGCCTGCCGGCCACCGCCCGCGGCAGCATCGACTTCAACACCTTCAGCGGCAGCTTCGAAAGCGACCTGCCGGTGACGCTGAACAACAGCAGCCGCCGCAATTTCCGGGGCTCGCTGAACGGCGGCGGCAGCGGCGACTTCAAGCTGAAAACATTCAGCGGCGACGTCTCGATTCGAAAGTAACGCGCCGGGAGTCGGGAGTCGGGAACCGGGAGTCGATCAAGACGACACCTTCCGACTCCCGCCGCCTCCCGCCTCCCGCCTCCCGCCTCCCGACTCCCGACTCCCGTCTCCCGACTCCCGACTCCCGTCTCCCAGTATGATGTGCGGGCATGATTGCCCGGTTGATGGCCCGCGTGGGCCTGGTCACGCCTGAGCAACGCGCCTGGGCGTGGTACGACTGGGCCAACTCCGCCTTCTTCACCACGGTCGTCACCGCGGTGTTCCCGGGGTTCTACGCCACGTATGCGGCGGCCGGCATGGCGCCGGCCGACGCCACCGCCCGCTTCGGGCTGGTCACCACCCTGTCGATGGCCACGGTGGCCATTTCGGCGCCCGTGCTCGGCGCCCTGGCCGACTACACCGGCGGCAAAAAGAAGCTGCTGGCAGTGTCCATCGCCATCGGCGTCACCGCCTGTGCCTCGATGGCGTTCATCGGCGAAGGCGAGGTGGGGTTCGCGTCGATCCTCTTCTTCATCGCCAACCTCGGCGTGTCGGGCTCGATCGTCTTCTACGACTCGCTGCTGCCGCACGTCGCCAAGCCCAAGGAGACCGATCGCGTGTCGGCGGCCGGCTACGCCATGGGCTACATCGGCGGCGGCGTGATGCTGCTGATCAACCTGGCGTGGATTCTCCAGCCGGCCATGTTCGGCTTCAGCGGCACGGTCCCGGCGATCAAGGCGTCGTTTGTGGCGGTGGCGGTGTGGTGGGCGGTGTTCTCGCTGCCGATCTTCCGCCGCGTTCCCGAACCCGCGACGCGGGACAAGCACTCCAGCGAATCAGGCATCGCCATCGTCGCCGCGTTCGTGCGGCTGGCCACCACGTTTCGCGAGGTCCGGAAGTACCGCAATGCTTTTCTGCTGTTCATCGCCATGCTGCTCTACCAGGACGGCATCCAGACCATCATTCGCATGGCCGCCGTCTACGGCGCCGAGGTCGGCGTCGAGCAAACCTCGCAGATTGCGGCGTTCGTGATGGTGCAGTTCCTGGGGATCCCGTTCTCGTTCCTGTTCGGGTCGCTCGGCGTGCGCATTGGCACCAAGCGCGCGATCTTCATCGCCATCTCGGTCTACGCGCTCGCGACGGTGCTCGCCTATTTCATGACCACGGTCACGCACTTCTTCATCCTGGCGGCGATGATTGCCACGGTCCAGGGCGGCGCGCAGGCCCTGAGCCGGGCGCTGTTCTCGCGCATGGTGCCGGCGGATCGCACGTCGGAGTTCTTCGGCTTCTTCGCGGTCGCGGAACGGTTTGCCACCGTGCTCGGACCACTCGTCTTCACCGTCAGCGTCACACTCACCGGCAGCAGCCACGCGGCGATCCTCGCGATTCTTGGCTTTTTCGTAGCGGGTGCGTGGGTATTGAGCCTGGTTGATGAAGAAGCCGGAATTCGCGCCGCTCAGGAATCCTAACCACGAAGAGCACAAAGTCGAATCACGAAGAACGCGAAGTCGAATTCTTAAGGAGAAGGCTTCGTGTCCTTCGTGGCTTCACTTCGGGTCCTCCGTGGTTGCGTTTATCCGAGTCGCTTCGACGACCGTAACGTAGCCAGGGCGAGGACGACCGCGCCCCAGGTGAACAGCGCGAGCGCCTGCGGCCAGAGGATCTCCAGGCCGATCCCCTTCAGGAAGATCCCGCGCACGATCTCCAGGAAGTAGCGCAGCGGAATCAGGTACGTGAACGGCTGAATCCAGGTCGGCATGTTCTCGATCGGGAAAATGAATCCCGACAGGTAGATCATCGGCATCAGGAAGAAGAAGATGCTCGTCATCATCGCCTGCTGCTGGGTCTGCGACACCGTCGACACAAACAGCCCCAGGCCGAGCGTCGACAGCAGGTAGATCAGGCACATGCCGAACAGCAGCGTGATGCTGCCGCGCATGGGCACCTCGAACCAGTTGATCGCGACCACCAGCACCAGCACCACATCGATGATGCCGATTACGGCGTATGGCAGCAGCTTGCCGGTAATCAGCTCCCACCGCG contains:
- a CDS encoding carboxypeptidase regulatory-like domain-containing protein yields the protein MRSLTVRIAAVVCLLVTPIVASAQTSTISGTVRDASGGVLPGVTVEASSPALIEKTRATVTSGSGAYSILALRPGVYSITYSLPGFGTVVREGVVLTSDFTATINVDMKVGTLEETLTVTGESPIVDTTSITQRVVMTAEVREALPTGRNIQAVGIMIPGTTIAVGGGGALSRDVGGSGNLQQSPLQYRGSGDTVQTIEGIRLNNLCAQGAYSGVYWNDSSFEEFSYLTGADSAEVGQGGMRVNMVPRDGGNSFRGSVIANFAGESFTSDNCGSAGVGQPCSRSNLSGSKTFNANNTLTNVDAIQEIWDINPQIGGPIVRNKLWFNYTFRHWGSSKTKADSYFDKNPSQFVYDPDFDKPGLDDGHIVSNAGRISWQATSNDKFSMYHDNQRKYRNHWGIASTIPPEAAGVQVTPTSYVNVTKWTRTHTNKLLFEAGYGRYNQNYTELYQESVTGDTKKVWSDESIINARIYNVVDQSNGRQANAWPNPADHFSVLRTYMGAASYLAGNHSLRVGATLTNGDWRELRRWTGDVQPITYSAGTPVSVTLRLPFDRSNGVKQDLGLYVQDRWSLGRVTLNLGLRYDHFIGESRESSVLPSRHGAGATFGECSDGTVDPGDLCTGEVQNWKDLSPRIGFAMDVFGNGRTALKSSWSRYVAGQAIAFANQVNPIGALTAADTRVWRDLDGNGLPLDNAGNIQFNELTNSASTPTFGQLRVPTTQYSPDLLRGWGKRGYNNEFTISAQHQLADRVSVNGGYYRRTFGNQTFVDDLRYDESSYDTFCIRAPQDPNLPGGGGYQVCGVKDLKPAVFAQNLPANSLIRFSDDFGGETNLYQGFDVNLEARFRNGAFLKGGLAATARTFDNCNLLKAGLDAVVGAAAQGTEIYEDGSTGCHREYGYRPDAKISGSYTLPYDIQLAGTFQHSRGIQNGGAGPSVGASWGVINAVANPQIGRNWTGVASRTVQLMREGLEYGEHNLNQLDLRLAKRFNLAGNARLRVDFDLYNVFNSSWPFTVNAAYSTAATGTWLRPTNVLQSRFFKIGGQFSF
- a CDS encoding tetratricopeptide repeat protein, coding for MKSGKSTDTIQGFPLFLCTVLLLTSHLSLPASQHAGHRIPVVPQELLERPVPMRTGIGRAHDAVATKSAEAQGFYDQGLAYLHSYVWIEAARSFHHALRLDPGLALAHVGLSYAYIEVNKPVEARQAIESASALSATADKRGWASQMAAHERHHVDARRLQMAAEEAPGDKTRLAAYRKALDTAIAAFPDDVELILKRGMAESPDPADRGQGSVMAAVPFYERALKLSPNHMGARHYLAHAYENSGRVNEALTQAAAFAAQAPQVPHAVHMHGHELRRAGRPVEAVAQFEAADKLQRAYFAREKVGAELDWHHTHNLDLLATTYQYLGQMKKAEPLLKQSFDLPSSLLVQLIHKREWLAFLVARNRQAEALDAAKVLISHPNPLVQAAGHIEAGLALLSVNKAAEAGAASNAALRALKSSPGGQDLVFIGLEALQGEFRLRTAQREQGRKMMLSAAQKWRSLPGPDAWSQSLFRLEAMARAARSVGDWELAGRMAQLMSEHDPAYFGTHYALALVAQNAGNAATARREFDLALKAWAAADKDLPELKAADRK
- a CDS encoding MFS transporter; its protein translation is MIARLMARVGLVTPEQRAWAWYDWANSAFFTTVVTAVFPGFYATYAAAGMAPADATARFGLVTTLSMATVAISAPVLGALADYTGGKKKLLAVSIAIGVTACASMAFIGEGEVGFASILFFIANLGVSGSIVFYDSLLPHVAKPKETDRVSAAGYAMGYIGGGVMLLINLAWILQPAMFGFSGTVPAIKASFVAVAVWWAVFSLPIFRRVPEPATRDKHSSESGIAIVAAFVRLATTFREVRKYRNAFLLFIAMLLYQDGIQTIIRMAAVYGAEVGVEQTSQIAAFVMVQFLGIPFSFLFGSLGVRIGTKRAIFIAISVYALATVLAYFMTTVTHFFILAAMIATVQGGAQALSRALFSRMVPADRTSEFFGFFAVAERFATVLGPLVFTVSVTLTGSSHAAILAILGFFVAGAWVLSLVDEEAGIRAAQES